From Rhododendron vialii isolate Sample 1 chromosome 10a, ASM3025357v1, the proteins below share one genomic window:
- the LOC131302664 gene encoding probable methyltransferase At1g29790, which produces MDQFLKPGSLSKTLLFLFLLFSTNLLTFFISTTLYSPCSLNLPPAADAEEDDVQVSDDPQTTSDLPPEFLAFTSAQLLPFGYNSNFDSDTIFPPVGRPCTLFPDELRGFMSYKVNGSCPDDELLAQKLLLRGCEPLPRRRCHPVAPPEFAEPYPLPASLWASPPDSSVVWTSYTCKNYTCLIHRKKNKGFDDCKDCFDLEGREKTRWAQPGTSTGPDFSIDDVLAVKSPGTIRIGLDIGGGVATFAVRMRERNITIITTSMNLNGPFNSFIASRGVVPMYISISQRLPFFDNTLDIVHSMHVLSNWIPTTLLHFLFFDVYRVLRPGGLFWLDHFFCVGDQLEEVYAPLINSIGFEKVKWEVGPKLDRGPELREMYLSALLEKPLKNSW; this is translated from the coding sequence ATGGATCAGTTTCTTAAGCCCGGTTCTCTTTCCAAAACTCTcctcttcctttttctcctcttttccaCAAATCTTCTCACCTTTTTCATTTCCACCACTTTATATTCTCCTTGCTCTCTCAACCTGCCACCCGCTGCCGATGCTGAAGAAGACGATGTTCAAGTATCTGATGACCCTCAAACTACTTCAGACTTGCCACCAGAATTCCTAGCCTTTACATCAGCCCAACTACTTCCTTTTGGATACAACTCCAACTTCGATTCCGACACAATCTTCCCTCCAGTGGGCCGACCTTGCACCCTCTTTCCCGATGAACTCCGCGGCTTCATGTCATACAAAGTAAACGGTTCCTGCCCTGACGATGAACTTCTCGCCCAAAAGCTCCTCCTCAGAGGCTGCGAACCACTCCCCCGCCGCCGCTGCCACCCAGTGGCTCCGCCGGAGTTTGCCGAACCCTACCCACTTCCCGCCAGCCTGTGGGCCTCCCCACCTGACTCATCAGTTGTCTGGACTTCATACACTTGCAAGAACTATACGTGTCTAATCCACCGTAAGAAAAACAAGGGGTTTGATGACTGCAAAGACTGTTTTGACCTTGAAGGTCGAGAGAAAACTCGATGGGCTCAACCAGGCACCAGTACTGGTCCCGACTTTTCCATTGATGATGTGCTAGCAGTAAAAAGCCCGGGGACAATCCGGATAGGGCTTGACATTGGAGGTGGTGTGGCCACATTCGCCGTaaggatgagagagaggaaCATAACTATAATAACTACTTCAATGAACTTAAACGGTCCTTTCAACAGCTTTATAGCTTCAAGAGGAGTTGTACCCATGTACATAAGCATTTCTCAGAGGCTTCCCTTTTTCGACAACACGTTGGATATTGTCCACTCAATGCATGTGTTGAGTAACTGGATTCCAACTACGCTACTACACTTCTTGTTTTTTGACGTCTACAGGGTGCTTAGGCCAGGTGGGTTGTTTTGGCTCGATCATTTCTTCTGTGTGGGGGACCAGTTGGAGGAGGTTTATGCGCCGCTCATTAACAGCATTGGATTTGAAAAGGTGAAGTGGGAAGTGGGGCCGAAGCTAGATCGAGGACCGGAGCTCCGGGAGATGTACCTTTCAGCTTTGTTGGAGAAACCATTGAAGAACTCTTGGTGA
- the LOC131302663 gene encoding PHD finger protein MALE MEIOCYTE DEATH 1: MSTPLEAFNKRKRSPKIYGLHTFGHPGCPIAPAGPFRDNIRVFLRQCSEPEEYNVDGMPVWSTFLVHENRGFLVPLYTIEESVKHSLTPFCDHCRSTGWSHHFVSKRKYHIIIPVDDEWNKPLDEGVFDLQTHLLHGLIHCNGFGHLICINGIEGGSKYLCGREVMDLWDRICSNLHARQITVEDDSKKHSMDLRLLHGVAYGHPWFGRWGYRFCNGSFGVTQHKYEKAVEILSFLELDQITHDFTTGSLFRDFKHIIRYYRDLSETKLITLRDLLRFMLALKSRVPFQRRSASVASTSISAASCSKPVTKSFAKEKPVKCRKFSKVAVSLNSRWPVRRLEHVADVVADALKEKKVANKGFNCGMTRQEARDAARLQIGDTGLIDYVLKSMNNVVVGGLVIRRNVNRSTGILEFSIEEIRRDSHVNDTEQELEAVHNPVPSPAFSPGIDVYKDVDFLYRNVLTGYPVSQQIKLAAQTVLDTKHFVKEWPFKDEEDELLRFICRVVSNFRDSERDFSRREFSHGEIIVLPLHSTFGDLKSEVENAMRDTYCVTESLVVTEIEGMEGIEDCEVLFGLVESGSEIRVKGFGSGSGSGSELKYESGVDNWTVRCRCGARDDDGERMVACDICEVWQHTRCCGIEDSDAVPPLFLCAGCCASLVPSVADSSLVFEEFGMESGSGLWEL, encoded by the exons ATGTCGACACCATTGGAAGCATTCAACAAACGAAAGCGGAGCCCAAAGATCTACGGGCTCCATACGTTCGGCCACCCGGGTTGCCCCATTGCTCCGGCGGGTCCGTTCCGGGACAACATCCGGGTGTTCCTCCGGCAGTGCTCCGAGCCCGAGGAGTACAACGTGGACGGCATGCCAGTTTGGAGCACGTTTCTGGTTCACGAGAACAGGGGGTTTCTGGTCCCTCTGTACACCATTGAAGAGAGCGTCAAGCACTCGCTCACGCCATTTTGCGATCACTGCCGTAGCACTG GTTGGAGTCACCATTTTGTGTCCAAAAGAAAGTATCACATAATAATCCCGGTGGACGATGAGTGGAATAAGCCTTTGGATGAAGGGGTTTTTGATCTGCAAACCCATCTACTGCACGGATTGATCCACTGCAACGGTTTCGGTCATCTGATCTGTATCAATGGGATCGAAGGCGGGTCTAAGTACCTTTGTGGTCGAGAAGTCATGGATCTCTGGGATCGTATCTGCTCAAATCTTCATGCCCG GCAAATAACAGTAGAAGATGATTCCAAGAAACACTCAATGGATCTTAGACTGCTCCATGGGGTAGCTTATGGGCACCCATGGTTTGGCCGTTGGGGGTACAGATTCTGCAATGGGAGCTTTGGAGTAACccaacacaagtatgaaaaagcAGTTGAAATTCTCAGCTTCTTAGAACTTGATCAGATCACTCACGATTTCACTACCGGCAGCTTATTCCGAGATTTCAAGCACATCATACGTTACTACAGAGATTTGAGTGAAACCAAGTTGATCACACTCAGAGACCTGCTCAGGTTCATGCTCGCTCTCAAGTCCAGAGTCCCATTTCAGAGAAGATCAGCCAGTGTTGCTTCCACTAGCATTTCTGCAGCTTCTTGTTCAAAACCTGTGACTAAGTCTTTTGCCAAGGAGAAACCCGTGAAGTGCAGGAAGTTTTCTAAGGTGGCTGTGAGTTTGAATAGCCGTTGGCCGGTTCGAAGACTGGAGCATGTAGCAGATGTGGTGGCGGATGCcctgaaagaaaagaaagtagcTAACAAGGGTTTTAACTGTGGGATGACTAGGCAGGAGGCACGAGATGCGGCCCGACTCCAGATAGGTGACACAGGTTTGATCGATTACGTTCTGAAATCAATGAATAATGTGGTTGTTGGAGGGCTAGTCATTCGTCGCAATGTGAATAGGTCCACTGGGATTTTAGAGTTTTCGATCGAGGAGATCAGAAGAGATTCTCATGTCAATGACACTGAACAAGAACTAGAAGCAGTGCATAATCCAGTGCCCTCACCAGCATTTTCTCCAGGGATTGATGTTTATAAAGACGTAGACTTCCTTTACAGAAATGTACTGACGGGTTACCCTGTATCACAACAGATCAAATTGGCAGCTCAAACTGTTCTAGACACCAAACACTTTGTGAAGGAGTGGCCTTTTAAGGATGAAGAGGACGAATTGCTTCGATTCATTTGTCGTGTGGTGTCGAATTTCAGAGACTCAGAGCGTGATTTTTCAAGAAGGGAATTCTCTCATGGGGAAATCATTGTACTGCCATTGCACTCCACATTTGGTGATCTAAAATCAGAAGTGGAAAATGCAATGAGGGACACTTACTGTGTCACTGAGAGTTTAGTGGTGACTGAAATCGAAGGAATGGAAGGGATAGAAGACTGTGAGGTGCTGTTTGGACTGGTGGAGTCGGGTTCTGAGATTCGGGTTAAAgggttcggttcgggttcgggttcgggttcaGAGTTGAAGTATGAGAGTGGGGTTGATAACTGGACAGTGAGGTGTAGGTGTGGGGCGAGGGATGATGATGGGGAGAGAATGGTGGCTTGTGATATATGTGAGGTTTGGCAGCACACTAGGTGCTGTGGCATTGAGGATTCTGATGCAGTACCACCGTTGTTTTTGTGTGCCGGATGCTGCGCCTCTCTGGTGCCGTCTGTGGCTGATTCAAGCCTTGTGTTTGAGGAGTTTGGGATGGAGTCTGGTTCTGGTTTGTGGGAATTGTAG
- the LOC131302666 gene encoding U-box domain-containing protein 21-like → MVLPWRRPRACHPVSKATLLENGSSEMELMTVPTHFRCPISLDLMKDPVTLPSGITYDRENIERWIESGNRTCPVTSQALGRFEQIPNHTIRRMIQDWCVQHRSLGIERIPTPRIPVGPHDVSGICSKILAATQRGDQRKCQELVEKLKAWGRESERNKRCIAENGAGYVLSVSFDFFASLSIEEHESLLEKTLSALTWMFPLGAEGRSVLGSPSSLRCMAWFLEGENLTSRQNAVLALKELLSSDQKHVSSFAEIDGVEESLVRMIKEQISPAATKAALMAIYHMISPSNTSEKTASRFVELGLVSLVLEILVGSERSVTEKALGVLDSICDYGQGIEKARHHALTMPVLVKKILRVSDLATNFSVSIIWKLCRGEDGGDQQIEAVQLRAFPKTLLVLQIGCGEGTKEKATELLKMLNQYRDRFGCFNLYVGDRKM, encoded by the coding sequence ATGGTATTACCATGGAGGAGACCGAGAGCGTGCCATCCTGTCAGCAAGGCCACTCTGTTGGAAAACGGCAGTTCGGAGATGGAACTGATGACGGTTCCGACCCATTTCCGGTGCCCGATCTCGCTCGATTTGATGAAGGATCCGGTCACTCTACCGTCCGGGATTACTTACGACCGGGAGAACATCGAGAGGTGGATAGAGTCTGGCAACCGGACGTGCCCCGTGACCAGCCAGGCGCTCGGGAGATTCGAGCAGATACCCAACCACACGATAAGGCGGATGATCCAGGACTGGTGCGTGCAACACCGGTCCCTGGGGATCGAGCGGATCCCGACGCCGAGGATTCCGGTGGGCCCGCACGACGTCTCGGGGATTTGTTCGAAGATTTTGGCGGCAACCCAGCGCGGGGATCAGAGAAAGTGCCAGGAATTGGTGGAGAAGCTCAAAGCGTGGGGGCGGGAGAGCGAGCGAAACAAGCGATGCATCGCGGAGAACGGAGCCGGATACGTGCTATCGGTCTCGTTTGACTTCTTCGCATCGCTGTCCATCGAGGAGCACGAAAGCTTGCTCGAGAAGACCCTGTCGGCTTTGACATGGATGTTCCCACTCGGCGCCGAAGGCCGATCCGTGCTGGGTTCACCTTCGTCCTTACGTTGCATGGCGTGGTTTTTGGAGGGCGAAAATCTCACTTCGCGCCAAAACGCGGTTTTAGCCCTGAAAGAGCTTCTCTCTTCCGATCAAAAGCACGTAAGCTCGTTCGCGGAGATCGACGGCGTCGAAGAAAGCTTGGTCAGGATGATCAAGGAGCAAATTTCCCCGGCAGCCACCAAAGCTGCACTCATGGCCATCTACCACATGATCTCACCGTCCAACACAAGCGAAAAAACCGCGTCGAGATTTGTGGAACTGGGTTTGGTCTCTTTAGTCCTGGAGATTCTCGTTGGCAGCGAAAGAAGCGTAACTGAAAAGGCCTTGGGTGTTCTAGACAGTATTTGTGACTACGGACAAGGCATAGAGAAAGCGCGCCATCACGCGCTTACTATGCCGGTTCTGGTCAAGAAGATCCTCAGGGTTTCGGATTTGGCGACGAATTTTTCGGTGTCGATTATATGGAAGCTCTGCAGGGGTGAAGATGGCGGTGATCAGCAGATTGAAGCAGTTCAATTAAGGGCTTTTCCTAAGACGTTGTTGGTGTTACAGATTGGTTGTGGGGAGGGAACAAAGGAGAAGGCCACTGAGTTGTTGAAAATGTTGAATCAGTACAGAGATAGGTTTGGCTGTTTTAATTTATACGTAGGTGATAGAAAGATGtag